In the Sandaracinus amylolyticus genome, GCACGTCCGCGCGCAGCGTGGTCACTGCCAGCGTGGGCCCTCCGCCGCCGAAGCGGCGCGTCACCGTCATCGACACCGATCGTGATGGTATCACGCGCTCGAAACGCGAACGCCCTCGACGTCGTCGACGTCGAGGGCCTTCGTCTCACACACACACGATCAGCGACAGGCCTGCTGGCGCTCCTCGGTCACCGCAGAGCACCCGACCAGACCGCTCGGCGTGCAGCGCACGATCCAGTCCGCCGTCGCGCCGCACGCGGGCACGGCGTCGCCACTCCAGCCCTCGCGCACCGCGCACACGAGACCTGCGCGCGTGCACGCACCCTCGTCGTCACTGCGCACCTCTTCGGTCGCATTGCAGTCGTAGTCGTAGTCGCTCGCAGCGGGCGCGCCGGCGATCGCCGTCGTCTGGAACGTCGTCTGTCCCGGGTTCACCGACGCGATGCCGTCATTGCAGTCCGACTCGGCCGCTGCGCTCGGCTCGCGCGTGGTCCATCCACCGCCGCTCGCACAGCCCGCGGTGCCCGCGGCAGGACGCGCGCACGACTCGACCATCGCCGCCCCGCTGCGCGCGTATCCGTCGCGATCGCAGTCGACGTACCACGTCGTGACGCCACCCTCGTCCGTCTCGCCGTCGCAGTCGTTGTCGACTCCGTCGCAGACGTCGTCGGCATCGGGGTGCACGTCGGCGCGGGTGTCGTCGCAGTCGGTGCCGCACTCGCCTGCGCTCGTCGGCGGGGCGCCGTCGCGATCGGCGTCGATCAGCGCGTGGCGGCATCCGCTCGCGCCATCGCACGAGTCCGCAGTGCACGCGTTCTCGTCGTCGCAGTCGAGCGCGGTGCCGATCGCACAGCCGCTCGCGCCGCCGCAGGTCTCCTCGCCGTTGCAGGCGTTGCCGTCGCTGCAGTTCTCGTCGTCGGTGCACGTGCGCGCGAGGCACACGCCCTCGGTGCAGGTGCCGGTGCCCGCCGCGCACGCGGTCTCATCGGCGAGCGGCTCACCGAGCTCGCACACGTGCGCGTCCGAGCAGGTCTCGGTGCCATTGCACTCGATGTCGTCGTCGCAGTCCGCGTCCTCGTCGCACGAGAAGCGACAGTCGTCGCACCCGTCGCCGCTCACGTCGTTGCCGTCGTCGCACTCCTCGGCGGTCGACTCGTCGGCGTATCCATCACCGCAGCGCGTCGCACCGCACTCGCCCGCGACGCAGAGATCGGCGGTCGCCTCGTCACCGTCGGCGTCGCACGCGGTCCCGTCCTCGCCCGCCGTGCCCTCGGTGCATCCGCTCGCGCCGCAGGTCTCGGCGCCGTTGCAGGGATCGCCGTCGTCGCACTCCGAGTCCTCGCTGCACGCGGGCACGGATCCGTCCTGACCCTGCGCCGCGTCTTCCACACCGGCGTCCGTGCCGCCGCCGTCGTCGTCCCCACACCCGACCGAGCCGGCGCCCAACAGCGCCACCAGGAGCCAGAGCGAAAGAGAAGCCTTGTTCATCCCGTCCCTCCATCACGCACGCTGGACGCGCGCGTGGTGAGGCCACAGCAACGGGTACGCCGCGCGAATTTCCGCGGATTTCACGCCAATTTCGCGACGTCGTGGTGGGATCCCCCACGGCCCTTGTGGGGCCCGGCCCAACAGCTCGACGCGCGCGAGGTGGTCGAGACGTTTGGGGTGCGCCGCCCACGGTCGCTTCGCCGCGCGCCCCGACGCACCCACACGAGACATGGTGTCTGCGCACCACGACCAGCGTGGTAGTTCCGACAGCCGCGCACCTGTGATCGTGTGTGCGGCGCGACGTTCGTGACGCGACGCGTCGGGCCCGGAGCGCGTCAAAACGTACGTCGATTCGTAGGATCAGAGTGCCTCTCTGGCAGGGTGGGAGTCGCGCCGATTCCCACTCACGCGATGTGGAACAAAGAGCGCTCCACGTCGGAGCACGGAGCGCTCTGCGTTCTGGAGGCCACACGAGACTCCAGCGCTTTTTGCCTCACTCCGTCCGGGCACATCCATTGCGGAGGTCGCTCGAGGGGCAAGGACGAAGAGCGTGCGCTCGGATGGAGCGCCGGCTCGCGCCGATGCCGCGCGCTCGATTCGCGCGTTCCGGATCCGAGAGCTCGCTCGCGACGAAGCATCGCGCTCGATGCCGCACGGCATCGAGCCGCTTCGTCGCGTCGTGTCGTGTGCGCTTCTCTGACATCGCGGAGGGAGTCGATGGATCAACGATGGAGGGCAGTAGGAACTCTCGCGCTCGCCGGCGCGCTCTTCGGTGCTCCGAGCACCGTGGAGGCACAAGGCTACTGCGGCCTCGGCGGTACACCTTCGTGCGAGCCAGGCACGGTGTGCGAGCCGATCTCGACCACTGCCGGGCTCTGCTGCCCCGACGATCCGAACACCGGCGCACTGCCCTACTGCATCGGACCGGACGGGCCCGAGCCTGCGACGGTGCTCGCGTCGGACGTGCTCGGTCTGCTCCGGATGGCTCAGGATCCCGCGCTCGCGGCCGACCTCTACACCGGTCCTTGGACGAACTGGTATCGCGACGGTCGTGAGCGCGGCCTCGCGAAGCTCGCGCTCATGCGCGGCCTCCTCGAGCGCTTCAATCTGACGGATACCTACGTCGGCACCGGCGTGCCGATGGTGACCGATCCGGCGCGACCGAATCCGCAGTGCCCCGCCGGGCCCTACGTCACGCGCAACCTCGACGGCACCTGCAACGACCCGACGAACCCGCTGATGGGCGCGGCGGGCACGCGCTTCGGCCGCAACATCCTCCTGACTGCGGCGTTCCCCGAGGAGTCGCAGATGCTGGTCCCGAACCCGCGCGAGATCAGCCTCGAGCTGCTCCGCCGCCGCGGGCCCGGAGGATCGGAGTTCCACGCGGTCCCGTTCCTCAACAACCTCGCGACTGCGTGGATCCAGTTCCAGGTCCACGACTGGTTCAATCACGGGGTGCAGCGCGGCCACGGCGCGGGGACGATCGAAGTCCCGCTCTCGCGCACCGATCCGCTTCGTCGCCTCGGCATGCGCACGATGTCGATCCCGCGCACCGCGGCCGACACGACGCGCGTGGCGGGCCGCGACGACGCACTGCCGCCGACCTATACGAACGAAGTCACGCACTGGTGGGACGCGTCGCAGATCTACGGCAGTGACGCGGAGACCGCGGATCGCCTGCGCTCGCACCAGGGCGGAAGGCTGCGCGTGTCCCGGAGCGGCCTGCTGCCGCTCGGCGAGCGCGGCTATTCCGACACCGGCATGCGCGAGAACTTCTGGGTCGGCCTCGAGCTGATGCACACGCTCTTCGCGCTCGAGCACAACGCGATCGCCGACATGCTCGCGAGCAATCATCCCGACTGGGACGATCAGCGCCTCTTCGACACTGCGCGCCTGATCAACGCTGCGCTGATCGCGAAGATCCACACGATCGAGTGGACGCCCGCGATCCTGCCGAACTCGAGCCTCGAGATCGCGATGCGCACCAACTGGTCGGGCCTCAACGCCGCGACGTGCCCGCCGCTGCCGCAGATCCCCGGGCTCTATCCGAACCCGGTCGTGTACGGCGTCGTCGGCAATCCCGGCGCGCGCAACCTCTACGACGCGGCGTACGCGATGACCGAGGAGTTCGTCTCGGTGTACCGCATGCACCCGCTGCTCCCCGAGCACCTCACCGTGCGCTCCGCGCGCACCGGCGCGGTCCGCGCCGTCGTCCCCACCGCGCTCGCCCGCGAAGCCGGTGGTCGCGCGATGGTCGCGGCGTACGGCATGGAGAACCTGCTCTACTCGTTCGGCACCACGAACCCCGGCGCGCTCGTGCTCGACAATTATCCGCAGTTCCTCCAGGACCTCTTGGTCCCGGGGCGCGGGGTGATCGACATGGGCACGATCGACATCGTGCGTGACCGCGAGCGCGGCATTCCCCGCTACAACGAAGCGCGTCAGTTGCTCCGCCTGCCGCGCGTGCCCGACTTCATCACGCTCACCGGCGGTGATCGCGCGCTCGCGAGCCGGCTCGAGTCGATCTACGGCAACATCGATCAGGTCGACCTCATGGTCGGCACGTTCGCCGAGGGTCAGCGCCCGAGCTGCTACGGATTCGGCGAGACGCTCTTCCAGGTGTTCACGCTGATGGCGACGCGCCGCCTCCAGGCGGACCGCTTCTACACGACGCTCTACAACTCCGACGTCTACACGTCGGAGGGCCTGATGTGGATCGAGCTGAGCTCGATGCGCTCGGTGCTGCTCCGCCACTTCCCGGAGCTGCGCAACACGGGCCTGGCGAACGTCGCGAACGCGTTCTACCCGTGGGAGTGACCTAGTACCGCTGCGTGGATGTTCGTTCCGGGATCGATGTTCAGCCCGGAGCGAACAGCCGCGCTGCGGCGCTAGGGAGAAACCCGGAGCGAAGCTCCGGGCGGCAACACTGACCTGAGCGCGCGCGCCCGGATGAAGAGCGCGTCGCGATCGGTCTGAGGGATCGGCCAGCGCGCGTCGCCCACGAGGTGACGCGCGCTCGCCAACTTCAGGGCCTCGAAGCGATAGAAGCGATCGAGCGCAGCGAGATCTTCCTGCACCGAGCTCGCGTCGCGCCGGGCGCGCGGCTTGTCGAGGAGCGCGACCGCGAGCGACGAGAGCGCAGCGCGCGACTCACCGCGCAGAAAAGCGCTCCAGTCGCCGCGCCACGAGGAGGACAGTCGGCGGACTTCGAACGTCCAGGTGCGCACGCCCGCAGCCCGTCGTGGCGTCTTCTCGCGATGACCGATCAGCGAGAGCAATCGCATCAACGAGAAGAACGCACCGCCGGTGATGTCGCGAGAGCGATAGGCACCGTGCCAGTCGAGCTCGGGGCGCTCTCCCGGTGTCGTCGAGAATGCGAACAGCGCATGTCTCGGCTCGGTCGTGCCGAGACCGATCGACGGATAGAGGAACGAGAACGCGCCGACCACGTTCCACTTCGGCGTGAGCGCCTGGATGAGCGCGGCCTCGCGCAGCTCCGCCTCGAGCTCGGTCTCGCACGCCTCGAATTCGACGCGGGCCGCGCTCTCGACGATCGCGCGCATCTTGCGGTGCCTCTTGCGGCGCGTCGCGTTGCGATACTGCGAGAGGCGGCGTCGCAGGTTGATCGCCTTGCCGACGTAGACGACCGCGCCCGCGGCGTCGAGCACTCGATAGACGCCCGGCGAGCGCGGCACCGTCGCGAGGAAGTCGTCGCCGAGCCGTCGATCGAACGCGCGCGTCACCGCGACTCCATACCGCATTGCGCACCTCGCGCGCGACGGGCACGGTGCTCGCCATGAGCGATCGCATCGTGAGGGCCCCACGCGACGAGCACGAGCGCGCGACGCTCGAGCGCGTCCTCCAGGAGAGCTTCGGCAACGACGGGCTGCCCTGGACCTCGTGGATGGAGCGCATCGGGCACGAGAACCTGCGCGTGGTGATCGCGGGCGGCGCGATCCGCGGCGGGCTCGGGTTCTATCGCTTCGGTCAGCACTGGGGCGGCGAGCGCGTGCCGATGGTCGGGCTCGCGGGTGTCGGGGTGGAGCCGTCGTGGCGCGGCCGCGGGCTCGCGCGGACGTTCCTCGTCGACACGCTCGCCCAGGCGCGCGCCGAGGGCGTGCCGCTCGCTGCGCTCTACGCGTCGTCGGTCGCGGTGTATCGCTCGATCGGCTTCGAGCAGGCCGGCGTCACGCTGCGCCTCGAGGCACCGGTCGCGAGCCTGCCCCGCGGTGATCACGCGCTCGCGTGCGAGGCGTTCGATCCGGCGGAGAGCGCGCACGTGCGGCCGCTCTACGATGCGCGCGCGCGCCGCTGGAATGGACACCTGGTGCGGAGCGAGGCGATCTGGGCGCGCATCATGCAGCCCTATCAGAGCACCGTGCGCGCTTATCGATTCGGCCCTGCGAGCGCGCCCGAGGGATACGTCGTGTACGCGCACCAGCCGAGCGCGGGGCTCGAGTTCGGGATCACGCTGCGCGATCTCGTGCTCGCGACGCCGGCCGCCGCGCGACGCTGCGCCGCGCTGCTCTCGGATCTGCGCTCGCTCGGGCGCGAGCTGCGCTGGCTGGGTTGCGCGAGCGATCCGCTGTTGTCGCTGCTGCCCGAGGAGAGCGCGCGCATCGTCGAGCCGCATCGATGGATGCTGCGCATCCTCGACCCCGAGCGCGCGCTGACGATGCGCGGATACGCCAGCGACGGTGAGGCGTCGTTCGTCGTGCGTGACGCGCTCTTCGGCGATCGCGCGCTGCGCGTACGGGTGCGCGACGGACGCGCGGAGGTGGAGATGATCGCGCCCCGGAGCGATCTCCCGGCGCTCGACGTTCGCGCGCTCGCCGCGCTCTACAGCGGGTTCGCGAACGTCTCGACGCTCGTCGCGATGGGCCTGATCGAGGGCGCGATCGACGACGTGGTCGCGCTCGCGCGGCTCTTCATCGGCGGTGAGCCCTGGCTCTGCGACTGGTTCTGAAGTCCAGCAGGAGTGCTCGCTGGTGCAGGCCCGTACGGGAGCGTGCGGCGCACGCGGCTCTACGCCGGCGAGCCGATTCTTCAGCAGGAGTGCTCGCTGGTGCAGGGCCCGTACGGGAGCGTGCGGCGCACGCGGACGGGAGGGCCCTGCGCCGGCGAGCCGATTTTTCAGCAGGGGTGCTCGCTGGTGCAGGGCCCGTACGGGAGCGTGCGGCGCACGCGGACGGGAGGGCCCTGCGCCGGCGAGCCGATTTTTCAGCAGGAGTGCTCGCTGGTGCAGGGCCCGTACGGGAGCGTGCGCCGCACACGGACGGGAGGGCCCTGCGCCGGCGAGCCGATCTTCGACACCTCTCAGTCCAGGTCGCGCGGCGCGTGCGTCTCGCCGGGCTCGCGCACCAGCATCGACTGCACGCGAACCCGGCCGCTCTCCGGACGTCGCGGCGCCGGCTCTTCGCGGCGCAGGTACCACGAGAGCGCGAGCACGCCGCCTGCCGAGCAGCACGCGACCACGAGGAAGCCGATCAGGAACGGCAGGAACACTTCGAGAGCGTAGAGCGCTACCGACACGGAGGCACGTAGCCGTCGACGCGCAGCCCTCGAAACGTGATCGCGTTCGGGGTCTCGCCGACGAACACGAAGCCGCGCACCGCGGCGAGCGCCGACTCGTAGGAGTACGAGGGCGTGCCCAGCGAGGGCAAGGTCGTCCATTGATCGCGCGCGAACGAGAAGAAGCGCGTCTGGTCCACGCCGCCGGTCGAAGGGATGCGCGTGAGGTACTTGTCTCCGCCGCTCCACGCGAACGAAGGACGGATCTGCACGTAGAAGTCGTCGGTCGCGCGGTAGGTGAGCCAGAAGCCGCTCGAGCCCGAGAAGTCCGCCTCGCCCTCGAACTGGTTCGCGGTGAACACGGTGAGCACGTGCCACTCGCGGTTCACGAGCTCGACGCGCGCGACCTGCTCGCCGCCTTCGTTCACGAGGAGCGTGCCGGTGCGCGGGTTCGTGGTGCCCTCACCGCTCGCGAGCCACGACTGGAAACGATCGACCGACGCGCCGCCCGGGCACTCGTCGAGCGGCCCGGGAAACCCTCCGGCGTCGCCCGACGGAGGGCCCGCATCGGGCTCGGGCGGCGCACCGGAGTCGGGCTCGCTCGATCCCGAATCGACGACCACCGCCGCATCGATGATCGGCGTGCTCGCGTCGATCGCGCCCGCATCGATCGAGACGCTCGCGTCGCTCGGATCGAGCGTCGACGCGCCCGCATCGGGCTCGCCCCCGATCGATCCGACACACCCCGACGCCACCACGGCGAGCGCGACCGCGAGCGAGCTACGCGTGCTCATGCGAGCACGGTGTCGCCCCGCGGCGCGATCGGGTCACTCAGCCCAGCCGGAGTGCTCGCTGGCCGCGGGCCCGCACGGGAGCGTGCCGCGCAAGCCGATTCTTCGACGACTCGCTCACCCGAGGTTCGTGAGACAGGCGTTGCTGCAGGTGTCGGTGTCGACGTCGTTGCCGTCGTCGCACTGCTCGCCGTGCTCGGCCTGGCGCACGCCGTCGCCGCAGCGCTCGGTGAGCTGGCACGCGGGCGAGCATCCGTCGTAGCCGCCGACGTTCGGCGGATCGTCGCACTGCTCGCCCTCTTCGCTCTGGGTGACGCCATCACCGCAGCGCGGACCGAGCGCCATGCAGCCCGGCGCGCAGCCGCCGTACGAGCCGTCGTTGACTCCGTCGTCGCACGCCTCGAAGCGGGTGACGATCCCGTCGCCGCAGATCGGCGCGCACTCGGTGCGCGAAGAGGTGAAGTTCGAGAGCGTCAGTCGATACGACGACTGCGTGGTGTGGCGCTCCGCCTGGAACACCACGACTTCGTAGATGCCGCCGACGGCGAGGCCGAGGTCCGGGGCGCGCGCGCTCAGCGTCACGGTGCCGCTCAGTGCGCCGTGCACACCGCCGAGATCGAGCGCGAGGCGGCCGTTGATGAACACCCAGACGTCGTCGTCTCCGCGGAACGTGAGGACCTCGTCGCCGTGGTACTCGAACCAATAACGAACGACGCTGGTGAACGAGAAGTTGTGGCCTCCGGTCCGCGGCTGCTCCGTCCCAGCCGCGATCCAGCCTCGACCGTCGAGCGGGAAGAACACGCTGTTGTCGTACACGTAGCGGCCATCGGGCTGGCGCGTCAGCACGAGCCGCTCGACGACCGTTCGGTTCACCCCGGCGGTGTCGCGGTACCACTGGTCGAACGCGACGCGCCCGTGGGTCGTGGCCGAGCTGACTCCTTCCTTCGCGTAGACCGGGAGTCGATCGGCGCCGAGCGTCGCCGCGACGATCCCGGTCTCGTTGCCGTTGGCGTTCTCGAAGTCGATGTGACCGCCCGACAGATCGCGACCACGGAAGTCGCGGTACACGACCGCGAGCGCGAGCTCGTCAGGCGCCTCGATCTCGGTGAGCTCGCAGGTGAAGCCTTCTTCGATGGTGCACGTCGGCGAGCATCCGTCGCCCGCGCGCGTGTTGCCGTCGTCGCAGGGCTCGCCGGGGAGCACGACTCCGTCGCCGCACGCAGTGGTGCAGACTCCGTCGCTGCACACCGGCTCGACCTCGCACAGCGGACTGCAGCCATCGCCGGTGTCGTTGTTCCCGTCGTCGCAGGGCTCCGTGCCTTCGACGACGCGGTCGCCACATTGCGTCGGGACACACGGCGCGCCGACGGTCTCGCACGCATATCCGTTCTCGAAGAGACAATCGGCGCTGCAGCCGTCGTTGCCTTCGGGCGGCGCGTCGCCGTCCTCGCACTCTTCGAATCCCGCGATGATTCCGTCGCCGCACGCCGCCGCGCGACACGCGACTCCGTCGATCGGACAGACCCATCCTGCTTCGATGACACAAGCCGCGCTGCAGCCGTCGCCAGCGTCGGTATTGCGATCATCGCACTCCTCGCTCGCCGCGCGGACTCCGTCACCGCACGTCGCGAGAGGAACGCAGTCTTCGCCGGGAGTCGGACACGCATATCCGTCTTCGACGGTGCAAGTCGCGGAACAACCATCCTCGGGATCCACGTCGCCGTCGTCGCACGCCTCGGTCGGCGCATTGATTCCGTCGCCGCAGATCGGACTGCCGGCATCGGGCCGCGGCGGCGGCGGGGCGTCGATCCCCGGCGACGCGTCGCGCGGCTCCATGCGACCGGCGTCGACGTCGTCGTCGGGTCGTGGGCCGGGATCGGGATCGCAGGCGATCGTGAGTGCAGAGAGCGCGAGGACGAAAGCGAAGCGACGGTGCATCACTCCGCTTGTCCCTTAACAGTGACAGCGAACGCAACACCCCCGAGGGTCAGCCGCGGTCGATCGCGTCGCGCACCGCACGGAGGAGCGCTTCGTTGGTCAGCGGCTTCTGCACGAAGCGCGCGCGCTCCTCGAGCACACGCGGCCCGACGACGTCGACGTCGAGGTAACCCGACATGTAGACGACGGGCAGATCGGGCCGGCTCACCCGCAGTCGATCGGCGAGCTCGGGACCGGTGAGCTCGGGCATCACGACGTCGGTCAGCAGCGCATCGACGCGGCCGAGCCCGCTCGCGAGCGAGAGCGCCTCGCTCGGCGCCGACGCCTCGACCACGAGGTACCCGCTGCGCGCGAGGATCCGCCGCGCCGCGGCGCGCACCAGGGGATCGTCCTCGACCAGCAGGATCGTCTCGCTGCCACCGCGCGCGTGCGCGAGCCCGGAGCGCGCATCGGCCGCGCTGGCGTCGTGCTCGACGACCGGCAGGTAGACCTTGATCGTCGTGCCGAGGCCGACCTCGCTGTAGGCCCACACGTGCCCGCCGCTCTGCGCGACGATGCCGTAGACGGTCGAGAGCCCGAGGCCGGTGCCCTTGCCCGGCTCCTTCGTCGTGAAGAAGGGCTCGAACGCGCGATCGAGCGTCTCCTTGCTCATGCCGACGCCGGTGTCGCTCACCGCGATCACGACGTAGGTGCCGGCGCGCACGCCGTGGTGCGACGCGGCGTACTCCTCGTCGAGATCGACGACGCTCGTCTCGATGCGGAGCCGCCCGCCGCGCGGCATCGCGTCGCGCGCGTTCACCGCGAGGTTGACGATCACCTGCTCGATCTGCCCGACGTCCGCGAGGATGCGGACGCCACGCGCACCGAGGCGCGTCGAGAGCCCGACCTGCTCGCCGATCAGACGCTGCAGGAGGCGCTCGAGCCCCGCGATCACGTCGTCGACGAGGATCGGCCGCGCGTCGAGCACCTGCTGCCGGCTGAACGCGAGCAGCTGCCGCGTGAGCTCGGTCGCGCGCACCGCGGCGCCGCGCACTTGCTCGAGATCGCCGCGCCGCGAATCGTCCACCGCCATCTCGCCGAGCGCGAGCTCGGTGAAGATCAAGATGACGCTCAACATGTTGTTGAAGTCGTGGGCCACGCCGCCGGCGAGGCGACCCACCGCTTCCATCTTGAGCGCCTGGCGCAGCTGCACCTCGGTCTGCGCGAGCGCGGCCTGCGCCTGCTCGCGCGCCCCGATCTCCGCGCGCAGCCCTTCGTTCGCGGCGCGCAGCTCCTCGGTGCCGAGCTCGATGTGGTGCTCGATCTGCGTCCACACCTCGCGCTCGCGCTCCTCCGCGCGACGTCGCTCGGTCACGTCGAGCACCGTCGAGCGGCTCGCGACGAAGGCGCCCGTGTCGTCGTACACCGCGGTCGCGTGGAGCTGCACCGGCAGGATCGAGCCGTCCTTGCGCACCATGTCGAACTGCAGGTACGAGGTCTCGCCGCGCTCGACGAAGCGATCGAACGTGCCCTCGAACGCCTCGCGGCTCTCGGGCGTGAGCAGATCGACGAAGCGCCGCACGCCCACGATCTCGTCGCGCGTGTAGCCGAGCCAGCGCAGCTCGGTGTCGTTGATGCGCCGGAACACGCCGTGGCGATCGAGCGAGTGATAGCCGATCGGCGCGCGATCGTAGAGATCCTGCAGCTCGCGCGTGGTGAGCTCGAGCGCGTGACGCGCGCGCTCCTCGCGCGTGGTCTCGTGCATCGAGATGCCGATGCGCGTCGGCGAGAGCGGGATGAGCTCGATGTCGAACACGCGCCCGCCCTCGAGCACCACGCCCGGCACCGTCGTGCGCGTGGCCCTCGCGAGCGCTTCGCGCAGCGGCACGACCGAGCGCGGCGAGACCTCGGCGATGGTGCGCCCCTCGAGCGCTGCGCCGCTGCCCGCGCCGGCGAGCTCGCCCGCCGCGTCGTTCGCCGCGACGATGCGCAGCGTTCCGTCGGGCTCGGCTTCGATCACGGAAGAAGGCGTCGACGAGCGCGCCGCGAGCTCGGCGAGCGGTTCGCGCGTGACGGCCATCAGGGCCACGTGATCGACGGGAACGCGGGACCGGGATGCGCGAGCGCGTATCCCTGCACGTACGTGCATCCGAGGCGCACGACGCAGTCGCGCTCCGCGGCGGTCTCGATCCCCTCGGCGACGACCTCCATGCCGAGCCCGGTCGCGAGCGACACCAGCGAGTGCACGACGCGCTGTCGCACGACGTCGGCATCGACGCCGCGCACCAGCGACATGTCGACCTTCACGATCTCCGGCTGCACGCGCGCGAAGTAGCTGAGGCCCGCGTAGCCGGCGCCGAGATCGTCCACCGCGAGGCGATATCCGAGCGCGCGCAGCGACTCGAAGCGCAGCTCGAGATCGGGCACCGCC is a window encoding:
- a CDS encoding GNAT family N-acetyltransferase, whose translation is MSDRIVRAPRDEHERATLERVLQESFGNDGLPWTSWMERIGHENLRVVIAGGAIRGGLGFYRFGQHWGGERVPMVGLAGVGVEPSWRGRGLARTFLVDTLAQARAEGVPLAALYASSVAVYRSIGFEQAGVTLRLEAPVASLPRGDHALACEAFDPAESAHVRPLYDARARRWNGHLVRSEAIWARIMQPYQSTVRAYRFGPASAPEGYVVYAHQPSAGLEFGITLRDLVLATPAAARRCAALLSDLRSLGRELRWLGCASDPLLSLLPEESARIVEPHRWMLRILDPERALTMRGYASDGEASFVVRDALFGDRALRVRVRDGRAEVEMIAPRSDLPALDVRALAALYSGFANVSTLVAMGLIEGAIDDVVALARLFIGGEPWLCDWF
- a CDS encoding DUF4215 domain-containing protein, whose translation is MHRRFAFVLALSALTIACDPDPGPRPDDDVDAGRMEPRDASPGIDAPPPPRPDAGSPICGDGINAPTEACDDGDVDPEDGCSATCTVEDGYACPTPGEDCVPLATCGDGVRAASEECDDRNTDAGDGCSAACVIEAGWVCPIDGVACRAAACGDGIIAGFEECEDGDAPPEGNDGCSADCLFENGYACETVGAPCVPTQCGDRVVEGTEPCDDGNNDTGDGCSPLCEVEPVCSDGVCTTACGDGVVLPGEPCDDGNTRAGDGCSPTCTIEEGFTCELTEIEAPDELALAVVYRDFRGRDLSGGHIDFENANGNETGIVAATLGADRLPVYAKEGVSSATTHGRVAFDQWYRDTAGVNRTVVERLVLTRQPDGRYVYDNSVFFPLDGRGWIAAGTEQPRTGGHNFSFTSVVRYWFEYHGDEVLTFRGDDDVWVFINGRLALDLGGVHGALSGTVTLSARAPDLGLAVGGIYEVVVFQAERHTTQSSYRLTLSNFTSSRTECAPICGDGIVTRFEACDDGVNDGSYGGCAPGCMALGPRCGDGVTQSEEGEQCDDPPNVGGYDGCSPACQLTERCGDGVRQAEHGEQCDDGNDVDTDTCSNACLTNLG
- a CDS encoding putative metal-binding motif-containing protein yields the protein MNKASLSLWLLVALLGAGSVGCGDDDGGGTDAGVEDAAQGQDGSVPACSEDSECDDGDPCNGAETCGASGCTEGTAGEDGTACDADGDEATADLCVAGECGATRCGDGYADESTAEECDDGNDVSGDGCDDCRFSCDEDADCDDDIECNGTETCSDAHVCELGEPLADETACAAGTGTCTEGVCLARTCTDDENCSDGNACNGEETCGGASGCAIGTALDCDDENACTADSCDGASGCRHALIDADRDGAPPTSAGECGTDCDDTRADVHPDADDVCDGVDNDCDGETDEGGVTTWYVDCDRDGYARSGAAMVESCARPAAGTAGCASGGGWTTREPSAAAESDCNDGIASVNPGQTTFQTTAIAGAPAASDYDYDCNATEEVRSDDEGACTRAGLVCAVREGWSGDAVPACGATADWIVRCTPSGLVGCSAVTEERQQACR
- a CDS encoding peroxidase family protein; translated protein: MEAQGYCGLGGTPSCEPGTVCEPISTTAGLCCPDDPNTGALPYCIGPDGPEPATVLASDVLGLLRMAQDPALAADLYTGPWTNWYRDGRERGLAKLALMRGLLERFNLTDTYVGTGVPMVTDPARPNPQCPAGPYVTRNLDGTCNDPTNPLMGAAGTRFGRNILLTAAFPEESQMLVPNPREISLELLRRRGPGGSEFHAVPFLNNLATAWIQFQVHDWFNHGVQRGHGAGTIEVPLSRTDPLRRLGMRTMSIPRTAADTTRVAGRDDALPPTYTNEVTHWWDASQIYGSDAETADRLRSHQGGRLRVSRSGLLPLGERGYSDTGMRENFWVGLELMHTLFALEHNAIADMLASNHPDWDDQRLFDTARLINAALIAKIHTIEWTPAILPNSSLEIAMRTNWSGLNAATCPPLPQIPGLYPNPVVYGVVGNPGARNLYDAAYAMTEEFVSVYRMHPLLPEHLTVRSARTGAVRAVVPTALAREAGGRAMVAAYGMENLLYSFGTTNPGALVLDNYPQFLQDLLVPGRGVIDMGTIDIVRDRERGIPRYNEARQLLRLPRVPDFITLTGGDRALASRLESIYGNIDQVDLMVGTFAEGQRPSCYGFGETLFQVFTLMATRRLQADRFYTTLYNSDVYTSEGLMWIELSSMRSVLLRHFPELRNTGLANVANAFYPWE
- a CDS encoding nucleotide excision repair endonuclease; this translates as MTRAFDRRLGDDFLATVPRSPGVYRVLDAAGAVVYVGKAINLRRRLSQYRNATRRKRHRKMRAIVESAARVEFEACETELEAELREAALIQALTPKWNVVGAFSFLYPSIGLGTTEPRHALFAFSTTPGERPELDWHGAYRSRDITGGAFFSLMRLLSLIGHREKTPRRAAGVRTWTFEVRRLSSSWRGDWSAFLRGESRAALSSLAVALLDKPRARRDASSVQEDLAALDRFYRFEALKLASARHLVGDARWPIPQTDRDALFIRARALRSVLPPGASLRVSP
- a CDS encoding hybrid sensor histidine kinase/response regulator is translated as MAVTREPLAELAARSSTPSSVIEAEPDGTLRIVAANDAAGELAGAGSGAALEGRTIAEVSPRSVVPLREALARATRTTVPGVVLEGGRVFDIELIPLSPTRIGISMHETTREERARHALELTTRELQDLYDRAPIGYHSLDRHGVFRRINDTELRWLGYTRDEIVGVRRFVDLLTPESREAFEGTFDRFVERGETSYLQFDMVRKDGSILPVQLHATAVYDDTGAFVASRSTVLDVTERRRAEEREREVWTQIEHHIELGTEELRAANEGLRAEIGAREQAQAALAQTEVQLRQALKMEAVGRLAGGVAHDFNNMLSVILIFTELALGEMAVDDSRRGDLEQVRGAAVRATELTRQLLAFSRQQVLDARPILVDDVIAGLERLLQRLIGEQVGLSTRLGARGVRILADVGQIEQVIVNLAVNARDAMPRGGRLRIETSVVDLDEEYAASHHGVRAGTYVVIAVSDTGVGMSKETLDRAFEPFFTTKEPGKGTGLGLSTVYGIVAQSGGHVWAYSEVGLGTTIKVYLPVVEHDASAADARSGLAHARGGSETILLVEDDPLVRAAARRILARSGYLVVEASAPSEALSLASGLGRVDALLTDVVMPELTGPELADRLRVSRPDLPVVYMSGYLDVDVVGPRVLEERARFVQKPLTNEALLRAVRDAIDRG